From the genome of Medicago truncatula cultivar Jemalong A17 chromosome 2, MtrunA17r5.0-ANR, whole genome shotgun sequence:
TGATAAACATATTTTGTAATCTCTTCTTCATATTGAAGATCTGTATTCTTGGGCCTTCACTTTTGTGGCATTATAATGATGGATTTAAagaaagggaaatgctaacaagagCCCTAGTGCCCTGAGGGCACTTGATGGatttaaaaattagattttattttttttcaataaccATTTTATTCCTATGGAACAAGTTCCCGTGATGGGCAATTTGAGGAATACAATTACCTTTCTGATtactttaagaaaaataatgaaaataactatATTTACTAAAGTGTGTGATTGGGTTTTAATCTGATTGGTTGCTTCCTTaacaaaatgattaaaaatgGCAATGGGGTAGCAATTTGTTATGAATTTCCTTTGCACATCTTACCAATTCTTAACCATTTAGAACGGATATATTACTTTATATGGTAACTTGGAGCTTTTGCTTGGGgagttgcattttttttagccCTTTTGGTATTCATTGGCATTTTGTTGGGGAATTGTGTGCACGCACATAAGTGTTTATAAAATTCATCAGCAATGCTCAAGTTCTGTTCAATAATGAAGCACAAATATGTTTGTTTCCTTCACATTACggcaaattttaaaataatctctTTACCCGTCCTCTCTTATTTTCAGCCTTCTCTCTCATTTCCTAATTCTAGAATTTTCTCACCCACTACTCTCTGCAACTTGTTCCATCTGTTAGTCGCAGCCCATTTTGAGTGGGTATTTTCAATATTTCCTATCCTCCTAACCAATGTAGTCAGAATCGAGATCCTACGTAGGATTGGTCGGCCAGTGAAAGAAAGTAAACACAAGGCACGTAACACGGTTTGTAAGTAGGATCGGTAGGTTGTTGATAGAGTTGAGAGGAATAGATAGAGAAAATAGAGGAAAAACAGAGGAACCAAGCATAAAAACAGAGATAATAGAGGAAAAACAGAGGAACCAAGcaacaaaatagagaaaaacagAGGAAAAACGGCAAAAAACAGAGGAAACAGAGGAAAATGGCAAAAAAACAGAGGAAACATAGCAAAAACGAACCGGAGTAAAGTCGAAGGATGGTCGAGGTTCTGTGGAACGTAGAATCGTACTCTCCTACGAGCCAGCACTCGATCCTGACTACACTGCTCCTAACTACTGAGGATCTAACATACTCCCCCTCACCCCCAAAAGATTCACAGATTTGATAAATTTGACCGATTTGTGCAAGGAAACACAAATGTGTGCAATCaatgaaatcttatgaaaaacaaatatgagTTTCCTTCTCATATTAGTAAGGAGTACAACTCCAATCCATTGCCCTTctcatattaataatatatttccaTACTCTATTTCCAGAGTAGCACTAGTAATATTCAATATTCCATTCTATTTTGCTTGGTTCGTATCTacttatcatatatttttcaagCATATTTGTCTTATCAAATTGGATACCCTGCTTCTATTTTGTTTATCTTATACTGTAATTCTTTCGAGTTAAAACATTTCATTTGAGTGAATTTTGGCGATGCAATTTAAATGTTGTCTCACTGGGAATAGTGATGCATTTATGGGTTTAGATTTGAATGTCTCTTTTTAAGAACATTTGCACTTGTAGAAGATATATACAATGTTCAATGGAACATCACATTCGTTGGAAAATTGCATCCTATCCTCTGTATGATTCAATGTTTATCAGTCattatatgaaaatattgtTCTAAATTTTGGAGCCTGAGCCATAAACTCTCTCGGTGCTAAAGACAAAATGTGTCACACCAAAAACGAGATAAGAGTCAGTTCAGATAGAATATTCTCCAAATACTTGTGTTAGAAAAGTTGAAATAGTCTAACAATGATTATGGAGTTTTCTAAACAACAATTGTGTGCATAAGTTAAGATCAGCTTCGACACAATCTCCATAAATGGTTTTATCATGAATTAGAAATCAAATACTTATATCAGCGGAAAAACTCTTGTACATTGCTCCTTGCGGTCCTAAATAAGAGAAAGTTAGGTCAATAACCAGTCCTAAATAAGAGAAAGCGAGGTCAACAAAAGTCAATGTGTTTGGTCTCTGACAAAATACGTcgacttttgttgacccaattTTCTCTTACATTTAGGACCATAGGGAGTAAAATCTATTTCAAGTTGGCCCATGTATTATGATTCTTGTCATCATTGTATATAACTTAGTGCTATATCTTTGTATAATTGTTACATGTTTCACGTGTAAGCTTTCTAACTCCAAATTTTATAACAGATAAATATCTGTTGTGGCCatgctattttaattttactgaAGTTCTCTTTAAATGATGGTGCTCTCTGCAGATTATTTTAGTACAGGAGAAGAATATTCGAAGACTTAATGAACTTGTGCGGCATCTTCAGGAACAACTGCAGCAGTGCAAAGGAAGCAATGGAACTATAAATAGCACCGTAGGTCCTCTAACTGAGCGGATTCTTGAGCTTGAGCGACAACAAATTTTAGAGGATTAAGCCTTTGCAGCATGTTAATGAAGCTAATCTTGATGCTCTAGTTGTAAAGTTGTTTCTTAATTCCTTCAAAAGGGGTTGTTGTAAGTTGTAACACATTTGCTACCTGTATGAATTACTAATTTGAGCTCTATCTAAATGTAAGTCACTCAtcatttgtatgatttattaATATGAGCTCTATCTCAATGTAAGTCACTTATCATTCGActagggctggaaatgagtcgagtcgaactgAACCTGTCTGAGCTCggctcgactcgataagaattggttcggctCGAAACTCGGCTCGAGTTCGACACGAACTATTTTTTCAGCTCGAGTTtggctcgtttaaagttcacgaacagttCGGTTCGGCTCGTTAGGTTCAGTTCGGTTGCTCAACtcgtccaaaaaaaattataaaaaaaaagaagttaattcatagatctttgatattttatatataaattaaatattgaattaaaataaaagttcccacaaacatgcatataatagacataaattatataaagttaaagattgcataaatatgaagaaaaatatctgATACAAGTAACAGAgacaaaaaaatccaaca
Proteins encoded in this window:
- the LOC112419516 gene encoding uncharacterized protein; translation: MSRPMLLVFLLIILIITSQFEWKQPLVSDVESNSSVTQKQHRISNAEETVKEKIILVQEKNIRRLNELVRHLQEQLQQCKGSNGTINSTVGPLTERILELERQQILED